One genomic region from Anthonomus grandis grandis chromosome 1, icAntGran1.3, whole genome shotgun sequence encodes:
- the LOC126744585 gene encoding potassium/sodium hyperpolarization-activated cyclic nucleotide-gated channel 2-like, producing MPSNTHICELKLNTFGLPKLPPNAPWTDRFWRKIRKFLTLNPDSPTANRFFRNRSTMLNEQKRHLRGSCFVIHPFSTFNRIREAIYVLIWVCEIFLTPIYISFLLVQQKHFSHKQEKTGRKIFFIIDDIVRIYRVIICFLGILINILFFFTGYVDTSTKEVVIDFRTIAKHYLSTYYIPDILMNVKFGSTGFVYLMNLFSLCRFSTVLEYIKNIVLNLKMKEEIYVCLKMFIITCILLNGAACIYYFLPWISHESFSKTSWPFRAKITPGQPNYSIQRAYAKSILPVACYFFGAGEGPHNTHDEDIFDKLWLICVMITGRVWTLFVIASILKLFSVLTISESKYEEYLLQLEIYMRQKRLPRILRERLFEYYRYKYQNHFFNEEAIFATLSNYLKQELVLFGARKLINRVDLFKILPKSIVALLISKSKQAVYLSNDYIVKRGDGAHEIFFISAGTVAVATEAGEEVVHLEDGEDIGLISLFSPVPYKYQYNYYAIETTELYCINKKLLKELIFDQDDLLKFFSKKVLERVETFKNIQKNYHVRGYDLLSELSHGKILERPRLRPTNFDA from the coding sequence atgccTTCAAATACACATATTTGCGAACTGAAATTAAACACTTTTGGTCTGCCTAAATTGCCGCCGAACGCGCCATGGACCGACAGATTTTGGagaaaaattcgaaaatttctAACCTTAAACCCAGACTCTCCAACTGCCAACAGATTTTTTCGCAACCGTTCTACGATGCTGAATGAGCAAAAAAGACATTTGAGAGGTTCGTGTTTTGTGATACATCCCTTTAGTACATTTAACAGAATAAGAGAAGCCATTTATGTATTAATATGGGTATGTGAAATTTTCTTAACGCCaatatatataagttttttgctGGTCCAGCAAAAACACTTTTCTCACAAACAGGAAAAAACTGGAAGGAAAATCTTCTTTATTATTGATGACATAGTACGTATTTACAGAGTAATTATATGTTTTCTTGGCatcctaataaatattttgttcttttttactgGGTATGTTGACACTTCAACTAAAGAGGTCGTTATAGATTTTCGTACCATAGCAAAACATTATTTGTCCACCTATTACATTCCGGATATTCTTATGAACGTCAAGTTTGGAAGTACGGGCTTTGTCTATTTAATGAACTTGTTTAGCCTTTGTAGATTCAGCACAGTACttgaatacataaaaaatatagtactTAATCTGAAAATGAAGGAAGAGATTTATGTATGCCTAAAGATGTTTATTATTACCTGCATATTATTGAATGGTGCTGCCTGTATATACTATTTCCTACCTTGGATTAGCCATGAAAGTTTTTCGAAGACCTCTTGGCCGTTTAGAGCGAAGATCACTCCAGGACAACCCAATTATTCAATTCAGAGAGCCTATGCGAAATCTATTCTTCCCGTCGCATGCTATTTCTTTGGGGCTGGAGAAGGACCACATAATACTCATGATGAAGACATATTCGATAAATTATGGTTGATTTGTGTTATGATAACTGGAAGAGTTTGGACACTCTTCGTGATAGCTTCCATTCTCAAGTTATTTAGTGTATTAACTATTTCCGAAAGCAAATACGAGGAATACTTATTGCAGCTAGAAATATACATGAGGCAGAAAAGGCTCCCACGTATTTTAAGAGAAAGACTATTTGAATATTACAGGTATAAATATCAGAATCATTTCTTTAATGAGGAAGCTATATTTGCAACTCTTTCAAATTACCTGAAGCAAGAGCTGGTCCTCTTCGGAGCTAGAAAGCTTATAAACAGGgtggatttatttaaaatattaccgaAAAGCATTGTGGCATTATTAATTAGCAAGTCAAAACAAGCAGTATATTTATCAAATGATTACATTGTTAAGCGAGGTGATGGGGCAcacgaaattttttttatatctgctGGAACAGTTGCTGTAGCTACAGAGGCTGGTGAAGAGGTGGTGCATCTTGAAGATGGTGAAGATATTGGACTGATTTCTCTATTTAGTCCTGTACCATATAAATACCAGTACAATTACTATGCCATTGAGACCACTGAGCTTTATTGCATTAATAAGAAGTTGCTTAAGGAACTTATTTTTGACCAGGACGatttgttaaagtttttttctaaaaaagttttgGAAAGAGTGGAGACCTTCAAgaatattcagaaaaattatCATGTTCGTGGCTATGATCTTTTGTCTGAGCTTAGTCATGGAAAGATTCTAGAGCGGCCACGTCTGAGACCAACAAATTTTGATGCttag